Within the Sulfurospirillum barnesii SES-3 genome, the region CGTGAACTTCAAGCATTTGCACAATTTGCAAGTGATTTGGATGAATCAAGCCGTAAACAATTGGAGCGTGGACAAAGAATGGTTGAGCTTTTAAAACAACCTCCTTATGCTCCTATTACCATTGAAAAACAAGTTTTGATTATTTTTGCAGGTGCGAAAGGCTATTTAGACAGTATTGATGTTAAAGAAGTGAGTCGTTTTGAACTTGAACTTAACTCTTATGTTGCTGCAAAATATCCAAGTATTATTGAACAACTTAACGTTAAAAAAGCAATTGATAAAGAATTAGAAGAACAATTACATAAGGCATTGAGCGAGTTTAAAGCGACTTTTGCAGTTAAGTAAGGATAAGCTATGGCAAACCTTAAAGAGATAAAACGAAAAATCAAGAGTGTTCAAAACACTCAAAAAACGACACGAGCTATGAAACTTGTTTCAACTGCAAAGTTAAAACGAGCCGAAATGGCAGCAAAGCAATCACGTGTGTATGCCGTTAAAATTAATGAGGTACTTTCTGAAATTGCTTATAAAATTAATCAATATAAAAATGGGGCGGTTGAAAGTCGTTTTTTCGATAACAACCAAACGCCTCGTATTGTTGATATAGTTTTTGTTACCGCAGATAAAGGCTTATGCGGTGGGTTTAATGTTCAGACCATCAAAGCAGTCAGAAATTTATTGGCTGAGTATTCTGAACAAAAGATTACTGTACGATTACGTGCTGTTGGTAGAAAAGGAATTGCATTTTTTAACTTTCAAGGTGTTGAGCTTTTAACTTCTTATGCGGGAGTCAGTTCAAGTCCAAGTTATGAAAAAGCACAAGAGATTATTAAAGCCGCAATTGATGATTTTATTGAAGGTAAAACCGATAAAGTTATTTTAATTCACAATGGCTATAAAAATATGATATCACAAGAATTAAAGATTGTGGATGTAGTTCCCGTACAATCACCTGTTGAATCACAAGAAACAAGTTCTTTGATGGAGCTTGAACCTGAAGCTAATGGTGAGGAAATTTTAGATTCTTTACTTCAAAAATATTTTGGATACAACATGTATTATGCGCTAATTGATTCATTAGCCGCTGAGCATAGTGCAAGAATGCAAGCTATGGAAAATGCCACCAATAATGCCAAAGAGCGTGTTGGTATTTTAACATTGGCATACAATAAAGCTAGACAAGAGTCTATTACCACTGAACTCATTGAGATTATCAGTGGTGTAGAATCTATGAAATAAACTGTTTTGCAAAAAATAAAAGGAGAATATTCAATGAATGGATTAATCAGCCAGATTA harbors:
- the atpG gene encoding ATP synthase F1 subunit gamma, yielding MANLKEIKRKIKSVQNTQKTTRAMKLVSTAKLKRAEMAAKQSRVYAVKINEVLSEIAYKINQYKNGAVESRFFDNNQTPRIVDIVFVTADKGLCGGFNVQTIKAVRNLLAEYSEQKITVRLRAVGRKGIAFFNFQGVELLTSYAGVSSSPSYEKAQEIIKAAIDDFIEGKTDKVILIHNGYKNMISQELKIVDVVPVQSPVESQETSSLMELEPEANGEEILDSLLQKYFGYNMYYALIDSLAAEHSARMQAMENATNNAKERVGILTLAYNKARQESITTELIEIISGVESMK